Proteins found in one Bartonella krasnovii genomic segment:
- a CDS encoding M23 family metallopeptidase — protein MWDNEQQKNDPGQDPALVVKRLRPERRQVSARWLMGTVLTGITSCILMGIALFTALDEQQRLVTPPQWFTIDNFLQAQDPEANGYKGDRITPTHARQSFDSKRQFELSIVQKKGDEKIIQTQHFEWIRMALAEKRPQKYSYPKFDSFSILASDSKTQSVNLQDSGQIYGAKIETKLTLRSYDFKVNQFDFKDTDTLTEEEAQQEVQKAGFTLEKSSELLSVLTLIDPLKLEDASSDSQGTESPEVRIVQENVTVSPQNQRIDLTKNYVEDIIPIRKKQKIADAFKKTTYTKNQIEQVVSTLEKYSLSDTLKEGSLLRIGIVTQAGEEDHLVRASIYHGMYHVLTIALNDKGQFIESTEPKMSKALKTAFQNGIPHSYINSAQLPTAYDALYSALLSHNISQSLSYRLIRLLATNIDMKSRITPNDQIEIFYAVPQSDTETQNGKKKAKKSSQSTDPEIRYISATFGNTTYKYYRYQLKDGSVDYYDSEGKSSKPFLLRKPTPNGVFGSPFGPRKHPILGYVRMHTGVDWVAPKGSPIIAVGDGIVTKVGVTGGYGNHTEIQHANGYVSSYSHQSRYAPDIKPGVKVRQGQIIGYVGTTGMATGPHCHFEIIVNGVKVDPMRIRIPDSKALTNQDLQTFLQEKNNIDSLINSPIKPSEET, from the coding sequence ATGTGGGATAACGAACAACAAAAGAACGATCCCGGACAGGACCCTGCTCTTGTCGTTAAACGCTTGCGCCCTGAGCGCCGACAGGTCTCAGCCCGTTGGCTTATGGGAACAGTGTTGACGGGTATCACTTCCTGCATTCTTATGGGGATTGCACTTTTTACGGCTCTTGATGAACAACAGCGATTGGTAACACCGCCACAATGGTTTACAATAGATAATTTTTTACAAGCACAAGACCCTGAAGCCAATGGCTATAAAGGGGATCGTATTACGCCCACGCATGCAAGGCAAAGCTTCGATAGTAAACGCCAATTTGAACTATCAATTGTGCAAAAAAAAGGCGATGAAAAAATCATTCAAACACAACATTTTGAATGGATTCGCATGGCGTTAGCCGAAAAACGTCCTCAGAAATATAGCTATCCCAAATTTGATTCTTTCAGCATTCTTGCCAGCGATTCGAAAACGCAAAGCGTCAATCTACAAGATTCCGGACAAATTTACGGTGCAAAAATCGAAACAAAACTCACCCTACGGAGCTATGATTTTAAGGTTAACCAATTCGATTTTAAGGACACCGATACGCTGACAGAGGAAGAAGCGCAACAAGAGGTACAAAAAGCTGGATTTACTTTAGAAAAAAGTAGTGAACTCCTTTCGGTCCTCACACTCATCGATCCTTTAAAATTAGAAGATGCCTCTTCTGATTCCCAAGGAACAGAATCTCCTGAAGTTCGAATCGTTCAAGAAAATGTAACCGTTTCTCCTCAAAATCAGCGGATTGATTTGACGAAAAATTATGTTGAAGATATTATTCCTATTCGTAAAAAACAAAAAATCGCTGATGCTTTTAAAAAAACCACTTACACAAAGAATCAAATTGAACAAGTTGTAAGCACTCTCGAAAAATATAGCCTTTCCGATACGCTTAAAGAAGGGAGTTTATTGCGCATTGGTATCGTGACACAAGCTGGAGAAGAAGACCATCTCGTCCGCGCAAGTATTTATCATGGGATGTATCATGTTCTCACCATTGCCCTCAATGATAAAGGCCAATTCATTGAAAGCACAGAGCCTAAAATGTCTAAAGCACTAAAAACGGCTTTTCAAAATGGTATTCCGCATTCTTATATCAATAGCGCACAATTACCAACGGCTTATGATGCACTCTATAGTGCTTTACTCAGCCACAATATATCACAATCGCTTTCTTATCGTCTTATTCGTCTCCTTGCCACCAATATTGATATGAAAAGCCGAATAACCCCCAATGATCAGATCGAAATATTTTATGCCGTTCCCCAAAGCGATACAGAAACCCAAAATGGCAAAAAGAAAGCAAAAAAAAGCTCTCAAAGCACTGATCCAGAAATTCGTTATATTAGTGCAACTTTTGGCAATACAACTTATAAATATTACCGTTATCAATTAAAAGACGGAAGTGTTGATTATTATGATTCTGAAGGGAAGAGTTCAAAACCTTTCTTACTGCGAAAACCCACGCCTAATGGCGTTTTTGGTTCCCCCTTTGGTCCGCGTAAACATCCTATTTTAGGCTATGTGCGCATGCATACAGGGGTTGATTGGGTGGCACCAAAAGGCTCACCTATTATTGCTGTAGGAGATGGTATTGTTACAAAAGTAGGTGTCACAGGCGGCTATGGAAACCATACAGAAATTCAACATGCGAATGGATATGTCAGCAGTTATTCACATCAAAGCCGTTATGCACCAGATATAAAACCAGGCGTGAAAGTACGACAAGGACAAATCATTGGCTATGTTGGGACAACAGGGATGGCAACCGGCCCCCATTGTCATTTTGAAATCATTGTCAATGGTGTCAAAGTTGATCCCATGCGCATCCGTATACCCGATAGCAAAGCCTTAACCAATCAAGATCTGCAAACATTCCTACAAGAAAAAAACAATATTGATTCCTTAATCAACAGTCCGATAAAACCATCCGAGGAGACTTAA
- a CDS encoding response regulator translates to MSLSTRIAPHLPYLRRFARSVTGSQSSGDAYVSAMLEALIADISIFPQKSSDRIGTYWLFCHLFDQTTPNIPEPLPQFGLEQKTSAKLSYLTPRARQAFLLIAVEGFNEQEASEIMNLDTKEFRKLLNQASIDISQQIATEVMIIEDEPLIALDIEQMVESLGHHVVGIARTRDEAVIMYHKKKPRLILADIQLADNSSGIDAVNEILKNDRIPVIFITAFPERLLTGERPEPTFLVTKPFNPDMVKALISQALFFQENASKAA, encoded by the coding sequence ATGTCATTATCAACGCGCATTGCCCCGCATCTTCCCTATCTTCGGCGTTTTGCCCGTTCTGTTACAGGCAGCCAATCCTCTGGCGATGCTTATGTATCAGCGATGTTAGAAGCCCTCATTGCCGACATTTCCATTTTTCCTCAAAAATCCAGTGACCGGATTGGTACCTATTGGCTTTTTTGCCATCTTTTTGACCAAACCACCCCGAATATCCCTGAGCCTCTGCCACAATTTGGTCTTGAACAAAAAACCAGTGCCAAATTATCCTATCTAACCCCCCGTGCGCGCCAAGCATTTTTGCTCATTGCCGTTGAAGGATTTAATGAACAAGAAGCCAGCGAAATCATGAATCTAGATACGAAAGAGTTTCGTAAGCTTCTCAACCAAGCCTCGATTGATATTTCTCAACAAATTGCTACAGAAGTGATGATTATTGAAGATGAGCCTCTTATTGCGCTCGATATTGAGCAAATGGTAGAAAGTCTAGGTCATCATGTTGTGGGTATAGCACGCACGCGTGATGAAGCTGTGATCATGTATCATAAGAAAAAGCCACGGTTGATTTTAGCGGATATTCAATTAGCCGATAACAGTTCAGGCATTGATGCGGTCAATGAGATTTTGAAAAATGATCGTATACCGGTGATTTTCATCACAGCTTTTCCCGAAAGATTACTGACTGGCGAGCGTCCAGAACCAACTTTTTTAGTGACCAAACCTTTTAACCCAGATATGGTAAAAGCGCTTATTTCGCAGGCTTTATTTTTTCAAGAAAATGCTTCTAAAGCGGCTTAG
- a CDS encoding phage tail protein gives MSSIYDWSIIASENAYVDESINWAEGQPPSSVNDSARAMMQRIKEYLLDNGGVIETQFTVDRDNKKTSLRLATKSFFETYMDGIVVRFKAQGVNRGITNVSLNQLPSRPTYMATPEGIMPLKGGEIQKGGLYELVYTRDIAGKNADGWFLTNPTIKPPEIPPFPPLPESFSSGFIGTFASEKIPSGWLLCDGKEYSRKSYANLFAVLGEIWGKGDGKTTFNVPDLRGMFLRGLDSGKNLDKGRLLGSRQEESFKAHTHEGKTDSTGQHQHSLPDAKTYSMTHGWGTTQEYVSVRLRNNMLTEPAGEHEHKVLLQKTGGDETRPVNMAVVYAIKA, from the coding sequence ATGAGTTCGATTTATGATTGGTCAATCATCGCATCAGAAAATGCTTATGTCGATGAGAGTATAAACTGGGCTGAAGGGCAACCGCCAAGTTCAGTCAATGATAGTGCGCGCGCTATGATGCAACGTATCAAAGAATATTTGTTGGATAATGGGGGCGTGATTGAAACACAGTTTACGGTTGATAGGGATAATAAAAAAACATCCCTTCGTTTGGCGACAAAGTCTTTTTTTGAGACGTATATGGATGGCATTGTGGTGCGCTTTAAAGCGCAGGGCGTCAATAGAGGAATAACAAATGTTTCTTTAAATCAATTGCCCTCAAGACCAACCTATATGGCAACGCCAGAGGGAATCATGCCTTTAAAGGGGGGAGAAATACAAAAGGGAGGGCTTTATGAACTTGTCTATACGCGTGATATTGCTGGAAAAAATGCTGATGGCTGGTTTTTAACCAATCCTACCATAAAACCTCCTGAAATTCCGCCCTTTCCTCCTTTACCTGAATCTTTTTCATCCGGATTTATTGGAACTTTTGCGAGTGAAAAAATACCCTCTGGGTGGCTGCTGTGTGATGGGAAAGAATATTCGCGAAAGAGCTATGCCAATCTCTTTGCTGTTCTGGGGGAAATATGGGGAAAAGGAGATGGGAAAACAACATTTAATGTTCCTGATTTGCGGGGAATGTTTTTACGGGGGCTCGATAGTGGAAAAAACCTTGATAAAGGACGTCTTTTGGGAAGTCGACAAGAAGAATCTTTTAAAGCCCATACCCATGAAGGAAAAACAGATTCAACAGGCCAACACCAGCATAGTTTGCCAGATGCTAAAACCTATTCTATGACCCACGGTTGGGGGACTACTCAAGAGTATGTATCTGTACGGCTCAGAAACAATATGTTAACAGAGCCCGCCGGAGAGCATGAACATAAGGTTTTGTTGCAAAAAACAGGAGGGGATGAAACACGTCCTGTCAATATGGCGGTGGTTTATGCGATCAAAGCCTGA
- a CDS encoding tail fiber domain-containing protein gives MSRKKTPQVQTTTQTNAPPAWAADIFKQASADAQGLYKKGIGGNVYQGERVAGLSDMTKNALNGLQQAAGLYNNPALTQWLNAPTNSATNLAGMAKGNWVGSNSKFNMALQNALNKTSDAINQSMSGAGRYGSGAHTGVLADELGALATNAAAQQYNQDISNMMNANQMIDRSQLDQVNAANAYYQGQSNVQGNALKGGMIQDINRQNILDAERQKWSEKDNQDWNRLERLLQIGTQAAGNYGTTSGKSTTIPSVTKDPLRDAQQVLGLVGGILGLCDVRAKENITLVGKEKGYPLYRFNYKGNPQRYQGVLAQDVLRVKPEAVFVNAKTKLLHVDYDKIGLKMKKIKMEKTPESKNKIMAFFSSVFARLSFLQKECLL, from the coding sequence ATGAGTAGAAAAAAAACACCTCAAGTGCAGACGACAACACAAACAAATGCTCCCCCTGCTTGGGCGGCGGATATTTTTAAACAAGCCAGTGCAGATGCACAGGGGCTTTATAAAAAGGGAATTGGTGGAAATGTTTATCAAGGAGAGCGCGTTGCTGGTCTTAGCGATATGACAAAAAATGCGCTGAACGGTTTACAACAAGCAGCAGGGCTTTATAATAATCCTGCTCTAACACAATGGTTAAATGCACCAACCAACAGCGCCACAAATCTTGCCGGTATGGCGAAGGGAAATTGGGTTGGAAGCAATAGTAAATTTAATATGGCATTGCAAAATGCCCTGAATAAAACTTCTGATGCCATTAATCAATCGATGTCTGGGGCGGGGCGTTATGGCTCTGGAGCCCATACCGGCGTACTCGCCGATGAGCTAGGCGCTTTGGCAACAAATGCAGCCGCACAGCAATATAATCAAGATATTAGTAATATGATGAACGCAAATCAGATGATTGATCGCTCTCAGCTTGATCAAGTGAACGCGGCAAATGCTTATTATCAAGGACAGAGTAATGTGCAAGGAAATGCTCTGAAAGGGGGGATGATTCAAGATATCAATCGTCAAAATATCTTAGATGCGGAGCGTCAAAAATGGTCAGAAAAAGATAATCAAGATTGGAACCGATTGGAACGTTTGTTACAGATCGGAACACAGGCGGCTGGAAATTACGGAACAACTTCCGGAAAATCAACGACAATCCCTTCTGTGACAAAAGATCCATTGCGTGATGCGCAGCAGGTGCTGGGATTGGTTGGAGGAATTCTAGGGCTTTGTGATGTGAGAGCAAAAGAAAATATTACTCTTGTGGGAAAGGAAAAAGGATATCCTCTTTATCGCTTTAATTATAAAGGAAATCCACAACGCTATCAAGGTGTTCTGGCACAAGACGTGTTGCGTGTGAAGCCTGAAGCGGTTTTTGTCAATGCGAAAACAAAATTACTCCATGTGGATTATGACAAAATAGGCTTGAAAATGAAAAAAATAAAAATGGAAAAAACGCCGGAATCTAAAAATAAAATTATGGCTTTCTTTTCTTCCGTTTTTGCGCGTCTTTCCTTTTTGCAAAAAGAGTGTCTCCTATGA
- a CDS encoding sensor histidine kinase: MIVMPLSKSPIDRSHMNALMQAIRGADICVLYQSTNLVYLWAENLPHHLHHKWRIGCRDSDFFSLDLADNMETIKLQVLANGKMQTVEARFEDTSKQEIWYKFSIDCHRNDNGDTIGIITTGVNISGLRRREQVLKILLREVSHRSKNLLAIIQSIASQTARYTESLQVFLRKFQGRLHSLSHSQDLITDSDWRGAQFRELVQTQAFGYLMKETERFSLEGVDPYLFPNAALHIGLAFHELIVNSLSFGALSQEKGYVYVGCKIERQLNGKTHLLITWNEHFDESATLPENDKKACFGSAVLEKIVPISVNGSASFKWTKEGIVYCLSVPDTYFDIFS, encoded by the coding sequence ATGATCGTGATGCCTCTTTCAAAGTCGCCCATAGACAGATCTCATATGAACGCGCTCATGCAAGCGATTCGTGGTGCTGATATTTGTGTTCTCTATCAGTCCACAAATCTGGTTTATTTATGGGCTGAAAACTTGCCACATCATTTACACCATAAATGGCGGATTGGATGTCGTGACAGCGACTTTTTTTCGCTTGACCTTGCAGACAATATGGAAACCATTAAATTGCAGGTTTTAGCCAATGGCAAAATGCAAACCGTTGAAGCACGTTTTGAAGATACAAGCAAACAAGAGATTTGGTACAAGTTTTCTATTGATTGCCACCGCAATGATAACGGAGACACCATCGGTATTATTACCACCGGTGTTAATATTTCTGGCTTACGCCGGCGCGAACAAGTTCTTAAAATTCTTCTTCGCGAAGTCAGCCACCGCTCTAAAAATCTTCTAGCGATCATTCAAAGTATTGCCAGCCAAACAGCCCGCTATACTGAATCTCTTCAGGTTTTTTTACGCAAATTTCAAGGTCGTCTTCATTCTCTTTCTCATTCTCAAGATCTGATCACCGATTCCGATTGGCGTGGCGCCCAATTTCGGGAATTGGTTCAAACGCAAGCGTTTGGCTATCTAATGAAAGAAACAGAACGTTTTTCACTTGAAGGTGTTGATCCTTATCTTTTTCCCAATGCCGCTTTGCATATTGGTTTGGCTTTTCACGAATTGATCGTTAATTCTCTTTCTTTTGGAGCCCTTTCCCAAGAAAAGGGCTACGTCTATGTAGGCTGTAAAATCGAAAGACAACTGAATGGCAAAACACATCTACTCATCACTTGGAACGAACACTTTGATGAATCCGCCACCCTTCCAGAAAATGATAAAAAAGCTTGTTTTGGCAGTGCAGTTCTTGAAAAAATTGTTCCTATTTCTGTCAATGGTTCAGCTTCCTTCAAATGGACAAAAGAAGGGATTGTTTATTGCCTTTCTGTTCCTGATACGTATTTTGATATTTTTTCTTAA
- a CDS encoding sensor histidine kinase, which produces MTTKTNLLPQMPSSDATISRWRWAAIVVSLVMALLASVFIILLSNAVDREVAQLNTSSELREQADLVLISLIDMAVADRSYAKSRKPEDKVRFENAERELGDILDYIALIVYAHPQWDEWFTAFKGEVEARKEFMNAHMQALDTVPDQSSQPSASSESQKIQVARLAQLMTSFINGDDVVRQKHREGIALMRAALTLAAIISVVSTFISAYFVINRFHRDVRSLKLYQLLLHSENAALEARVKERTQELERARNHAEKERQRVEILLQDASHRIGNSLGTVSSLLGLQLSRSKNEEVRSVLGAARDRIQTISTAHRRLRLSDDMETTFLADFLSSVVHDVELSVPFELRENITIHTDFKDCRLSSRDATTLGIILGELLTNSLKHAFPDQREGHIYISFGLQTNGQSVLIVEDDGVGMKNQTLEQKTGLGRVVVEQLCMQFGEKPAFETSSLGGTKIVIPLPKLGHEECKKNL; this is translated from the coding sequence ATGACAACAAAGACAAATTTGCTGCCTCAAATGCCTTCTTCTGATGCAACGATATCACGCTGGCGATGGGCCGCAATTGTTGTTTCCCTCGTGATGGCTCTTTTAGCTTCGGTTTTTATTATATTGCTTTCCAATGCCGTTGATCGAGAAGTTGCCCAGTTAAATACGAGTTCAGAATTGCGCGAACAGGCTGATTTGGTGCTGATCAGCCTGATTGATATGGCTGTTGCTGATCGCAGCTATGCAAAAAGCCGAAAGCCAGAAGATAAAGTCCGCTTTGAAAACGCAGAGAGAGAATTGGGGGATATTCTCGATTATATCGCACTTATTGTTTATGCACATCCGCAATGGGATGAATGGTTTACGGCTTTTAAAGGCGAGGTTGAAGCACGAAAAGAATTTATGAATGCCCATATGCAGGCTCTTGATACGGTTCCTGATCAATCTTCTCAACCTTCTGCTTCTTCTGAAAGTCAGAAGATTCAAGTGGCGCGTTTAGCGCAATTGATGACAAGTTTTATTAATGGTGATGATGTGGTGCGACAAAAACATCGTGAGGGAATCGCATTGATGCGGGCTGCTTTAACATTGGCAGCGATTATTTCTGTTGTAAGCACTTTTATTTCTGCCTATTTTGTGATTAATCGTTTTCATCGTGATGTACGCTCTTTAAAATTGTATCAATTGCTGCTTCATAGCGAGAATGCTGCTCTTGAAGCCCGTGTGAAAGAACGAACTCAAGAATTAGAAAGAGCGCGTAATCACGCCGAGAAAGAACGCCAACGGGTTGAAATATTGTTGCAGGATGCAAGTCATCGTATCGGCAACTCTCTTGGAACGGTGTCTTCTTTATTGGGGCTTCAATTAAGTCGGAGTAAAAATGAAGAAGTCCGTTCTGTTTTAGGGGCTGCTCGAGATCGTATTCAGACAATTTCCACAGCTCATCGTCGTTTGCGCTTGAGTGATGATATGGAAACGACTTTCTTGGCTGACTTTCTCAGTTCTGTTGTGCATGATGTCGAATTGTCAGTTCCTTTTGAATTGCGTGAAAACATTACCATTCACACGGACTTTAAAGATTGTCGATTGTCTTCAAGAGATGCTACAACTCTTGGAATTATCTTAGGGGAACTGCTGACCAATTCCTTAAAACATGCTTTTCCTGATCAACGAGAGGGGCATATTTATATCTCCTTTGGTCTTCAAACTAATGGACAATCGGTGCTCATTGTTGAAGATGATGGTGTGGGGATGAAAAATCAAACTTTAGAACAAAAGACAGGACTTGGTCGTGTGGTGGTGGAACAGCTTTGTATGCAATTTGGTGAAAAACCTGCTTTTGAAACGTCTTCTTTAGGAGGAACAAAAATTGTTATTCCTTTGCCAAAACTAGGTCACGAAGAGTGCAAAAAAAATCTCTGA
- a CDS encoding NepR family anti-sigma factor has product MNDRDEKNLTTHFKVGDDLLGTNSEIARKLRQFYMEIQEEALPRRLLELLEKLERAEQFGLNNVEKV; this is encoded by the coding sequence ATGAACGACCGTGATGAAAAAAATCTCACCACACACTTTAAAGTTGGAGATGATCTGCTCGGGACTAACAGTGAGATAGCACGAAAATTACGCCAATTTTACATGGAAATTCAAGAAGAAGCGCTACCACGGCGTTTGCTCGAGCTTTTAGAAAAGTTAGAGCGCGCAGAGCAATTTGGCTTAAACAATGTGGAAAAGGTTTGA
- a CDS encoding RNA polymerase sigma factor, with amino-acid sequence MSKCAKNFKQELLLVLPALRAFAVSLSGKHDKAEDLVQDTVMKAWAKQESFEMGTNLKAWLFTILRNEFYSQMRKKGREVQDTDGVFTQNVAVHPSQYGTLDLQDFKKALNLLSADQREAIILIGASGFSYEDAAAICGCAVGTIKSRVSRARHRLQELLHVDGESDYGPDSYSAGSTLCSFNG; translated from the coding sequence ATGTCAAAATGCGCTAAAAATTTTAAACAAGAACTCCTTTTGGTGTTGCCGGCTCTGCGTGCTTTTGCTGTTTCTTTAAGTGGTAAGCACGATAAAGCCGAAGATTTGGTCCAAGATACGGTGATGAAAGCATGGGCTAAGCAAGAAAGTTTTGAGATGGGAACCAATCTCAAAGCGTGGCTTTTTACGATTTTACGCAATGAATTTTATAGCCAAATGCGCAAAAAGGGGAGAGAAGTTCAAGATACCGACGGCGTCTTTACCCAAAATGTTGCGGTTCATCCTTCTCAATATGGAACACTTGATTTGCAGGATTTTAAAAAAGCCTTAAATCTGCTTTCAGCCGATCAAAGAGAAGCCATTATTCTCATTGGGGCATCGGGGTTTTCTTATGAAGATGCTGCAGCCATTTGTGGCTGTGCTGTTGGAACCATTAAAAGCCGTGTGAGCAGGGCGCGTCATCGATTACAGGAGCTTCTTCATGTCGATGGTGAGTCCGATTATGGTCCCGATTCTTATTCTGCTGGGAGTACATTGTGTTCATTTAACGGCTAA
- a CDS encoding N4-gp56 family major capsid protein codes for MTVTYIGLNDPMAVRTWSKLLNQEVSKAIPIAPLIGDDSNSIVQLKDETTKASGDSISFNLRVQLLGDGVSEGQTLEGNEEALQFLNDRLAINELVHAVRVKNEGTIDQQRILHDLRTEAKNGLVDWYADRLSMMFFIQVCGYTAKSINFEGRSITLKPVHYGFNAPTAPTNKRVVRPNDKTKDEDLKENDVFNLKLIDKAVERAKLANPKIRPVRIDGENVYVLYLHPTQVTQLRTNTDAGQWLDITKAIYSGSRIKNPLYDGSLGMYNGVVLREAEHITEGVESGTANKAVPNVRRAVLLGAQSAVIAFGKDRGATRYKLVEELFDYEREFGVAAKTIIGMKKTCFTLPGSAQGAQDFGTIVIPTYGAPA; via the coding sequence ATGACTGTAACTTATATCGGACTCAATGACCCAATGGCAGTGCGCACATGGTCTAAACTCTTAAATCAAGAAGTCTCAAAAGCAATCCCAATTGCACCATTAATTGGGGATGATTCAAACAGTATCGTACAGTTAAAGGATGAAACCACAAAAGCAAGTGGCGATTCCATTAGCTTTAATTTGCGTGTGCAGTTGCTCGGTGATGGGGTGAGTGAAGGGCAAACATTGGAAGGCAATGAAGAAGCTCTACAGTTTCTCAATGATCGTTTGGCGATTAATGAACTCGTTCATGCGGTGCGGGTCAAAAATGAAGGCACCATTGATCAGCAACGCATTCTCCACGATTTGCGCACGGAAGCAAAAAATGGTTTGGTTGATTGGTATGCAGATCGCTTAAGTATGATGTTCTTCATTCAAGTGTGCGGATATACCGCAAAATCCATTAACTTTGAAGGGCGATCCATTACACTTAAACCCGTTCATTATGGTTTTAATGCCCCAACGGCGCCAACCAATAAACGCGTGGTGCGTCCGAATGATAAAACAAAAGATGAAGATTTAAAAGAAAATGATGTGTTTAATCTTAAACTAATCGATAAAGCGGTTGAACGCGCTAAATTAGCGAATCCTAAAATTCGTCCTGTACGGATTGATGGGGAAAATGTCTATGTACTTTATCTTCATCCAACCCAAGTAACGCAATTGCGAACCAATACCGATGCGGGGCAATGGCTCGACATTACCAAGGCAATCTATAGTGGAAGCCGTATCAAAAATCCGCTCTATGATGGATCTTTGGGCATGTATAATGGTGTCGTTTTACGTGAAGCTGAACATATTACCGAAGGGGTTGAATCGGGAACCGCAAATAAAGCTGTCCCTAATGTGCGTCGTGCGGTGCTGCTTGGGGCGCAAAGTGCTGTGATCGCTTTTGGAAAAGATCGAGGCGCTACACGCTATAAATTGGTGGAAGAGCTCTTCGACTATGAAAGAGAATTTGGGGTCGCAGCAAAAACCATTATCGGTATGAAAAAAACCTGCTTTACCTTGCCAGGAAGTGCGCAAGGAGCTCAAGATTTTGGAACAATCGTCATCCCAACTTATGGAGCACCGGCTTAA
- a CDS encoding DUF4167 domain-containing protein, with the protein MRPQQNRRVRGRNNNNNGNNNNNRRGPNPLSRNYESSGPDVKIRGNAQQIADKYISLARDAQGAGDRVMSENYLQHAEHYLRIILAAAGQMSQSARRDENRADENRTDENCEENNGQECGEINSEDQKKDAVASDTDVLQTQSQKKDLGSHVKVQNGDARENAVEALSDEKMGQENCGSEENVEPVKKTRRSPRRRTVRTQDESSLELSLTTEESSKNGDASTSTEEVSPLPGLSKGIQRKTRRRRVVNLEAEENV; encoded by the coding sequence ATGAGGCCACAACAAAATAGACGGGTACGCGGTCGCAATAATAATAATAATGGTAATAACAATAATAATCGTCGCGGTCCTAATCCGTTATCTCGAAATTATGAAAGTAGCGGTCCGGATGTTAAAATTCGAGGGAATGCTCAGCAAATTGCCGATAAATACATCAGTCTTGCGCGTGATGCACAAGGTGCTGGTGATCGCGTGATGTCGGAAAATTATTTACAACATGCCGAACACTATTTGCGTATTATTTTAGCAGCAGCGGGGCAAATGTCCCAATCGGCTCGGCGTGATGAAAATCGTGCTGATGAAAATCGTACTGATGAAAACTGTGAGGAAAATAACGGGCAAGAATGCGGTGAGATAAATTCTGAAGACCAGAAAAAAGATGCTGTCGCGTCTGATACAGATGTATTGCAGACACAGTCGCAAAAAAAAGATCTTGGTTCACATGTCAAAGTACAAAATGGCGATGCGCGTGAAAATGCTGTCGAGGCTCTATCGGATGAGAAAATGGGGCAGGAAAACTGTGGCTCTGAGGAAAATGTTGAACCTGTTAAGAAGACACGTCGTTCTCCGCGTCGTCGTACGGTACGCACTCAAGACGAATCATCCCTTGAGCTTTCTCTTACAACAGAAGAAAGCTCTAAAAATGGGGATGCATCAACATCAACAGAAGAGGTTTCTCCTTTGCCTGGATTAAGTAAGGGAATACAGAGAAAAACACGTCGTCGCCGTGTGGTCAATCTTGAAGCAGAGGAAAATGTTTAA